The genomic stretch GTACCCCACGATACCCAACCATCTGAAGGATGTCCATCATAGATTCTTCACAGAGAAGTGCTCCAAGCTCATCATTAGTTTTACACGCAGCTATCTGCAGGACAAATGATTAATGATTAATTCTTATGTCAGCATTTAAACCTATAAGGAAGTTTCTGACTTAAGGTGTAGCTTAACTGTTCGTatcagttttcaattgagttttgcaaaatcaaaagtgaagtACTGACTCTGGCCAATAAAAAAAGGACacaaataatcaagtgaagcaatCAAAACTCAGagcaaatacatgtagctggCATTAAGTGCAGGAAATTGTGTGCGAGTCTTAATCAGTTTTGGTTGTATTTtttggttggttaagaaaatgGCTTCAGCTAAATGTAATTAATCATCACGAGATGTAGCAAGGGAAAACAAGACACGGAATTGACACCTAATTCAATGTACTGAATTGAAACAGGCTAAATGATCATCAATTATTTAATGGTGTGCAAGgtaaataaaaccaaaaatgataatggtaaaaaataattaaaggccaGGCTGCAATGTCCATGCCTCTCTCAGTGCAAGGATATTCCTTTTCTACTATGTTATCATGGTatgtaattaaattatttacaacataATACACAATAGTGAAAATTTTACCCTTTCCAGTGACTGCCTCAGGAAATCATCTTTGATGAGTGAAGCCCACTTCTCACTTTGCATGCTTGCCATGCCATCAATAAGATAGTCAAACACATTCACAGACAAAAAACAGGGTGCAGGCCCTCCTTGAATAAGGTAACATGCCATGAGTTCCCCTGCTGCCTTGAACTCATCATTGGCAAGAGCTCTCATGTCTGCATTGGGGACACCATCATCACTGAAGAGTGTGCGTCTGATATGACCAAAGATTTCTGTTCAGAAAAGACAAGTAAAATCAGTCAGTGTGTCACTACATGTATAAGACAAATTTGGCTTGTAGCATGAGTAAATATTACTTCAATATTATTCAGTCCAAACAACCAATAACAATGTTCAGTAACCCTACACACTCAATTATATAATTGTAGATGTAGTGGTATACTTTTAAGACATGTTATACATGTTGCTGGTCAAATCAGTTGTCAGGTTAGATCTGTTTCCAACCTGCATTTTTCATAAAGCCATAAGTGCTGTGTTAAGATTCAAGCAGACTTAATAATTATGTAGGTTGGAAGGGGTTATAACCTACAACATACACACCATAAGCTGCTCACTGTTGTATTGTAGCAACATCAGCATGCTcctaataaaattattttgttgttgttcacttttttccttgctttaaaatttatcaaaccatttcaatttttgttttcctttgtctgAAAGCAATTACCATAATCTGGCACAAAGGAgaacaaaatttaaactggtcTGAAAAATTGtaaaccaaggaaaaatttgaaccacaacactTATAAGCCAtcctcaattttgaaaaattacctGTAAAAAATTCACGTTTTGGACCACCATCATCTACTGCAGGTTCTCCAACATATGTAACTTTAAGCATGGCTTTTGGTTTGAACCATTTCTTCTTCCTGGTATCCATGTAATCCTGGAATATTAGACGACACCTTATAGACACTCTGTTTGTCACTTCGCACTGACATAAACGTCTCAAATTGGAAACTTCATTTCTGAGAGTTTCCAGATTAATGTCTAATGGCTCTCTCAGGGTGCCAGTAGCATCTTCTATAGGTTCTACCTCATTTGGCGGGGCGTCATCTACCTCATCGAGGTCTCCTATTCGGTCCACCCAAGCCTCTGCACAAGCGTCAGCATGAACCTTGATTTCACTTTGAGGGAAAAGCTCCAAACAGGTTGGACACTGATGATAACTTGTGCTAGATGTTGATGCTTTGTTCAGGAGATCAGGACAAATGGATCTGATTGCTACTTCAGGAGGAGTTAACACCGGCACATCACGAACCACATTGGAACTATTATAGCAAGCTTCAAATGCATGTTTGGTAAGCATGTCATCTTCACTATTGCTGCTGGTGACATTGTTAGCACTCTCAAAATCATCTTTAGCACAAAACCAAAAGTACATCTTAGAGTAGGGCTTGAGCAAGTCACGCTTATATTTCTCGACTGTGAAAGGTGTGTTGCTGGCAGGTAAATTTTGCACAACAGACATATCAGGATATAACAGGACATAGTCAAAAAGCTTACTAAATTGTTTGAAATGCCTGCCATGCTTCTGAACAGCAGTGTGGAGGAGGGTGGAAGCGTCTGCACGAGTATCGATCAGAACGGGGATTGTCCTTCCTTTCACTTTTTTCAAATGGTCCGAATCGGGACTGCTCGTAACCAGGCCAACTTGAACTTTTGCCACTTCATTGGTGCTTTTCTGAGCTGCAGGTCGTTTGGTGTCTTTGGTGTTTGCCTTTTTAAACTTTGAACGCCTTTcgtcttctttcttttttttg from Montipora capricornis isolate CH-2021 chromosome 12, ASM3666992v2, whole genome shotgun sequence encodes the following:
- the LOC138027688 gene encoding uncharacterized protein, whose translation is MVFCQGCGTKVIQNGKFCHSCGMELNGTPAPGDVKSLSLDDYKKKKEDERRSKFKKANTKDTKRPAAQKSTNEVAKVQVGLVTSSPDSDHLKKVKGRTIPVLIDTRADASTLLHTAVQKHGRHFKQFSKLFDYVLLYPDMSVVQNLPASNTPFTVEKYKRDLLKPYSKMYFWFCAKDDFESANNVTSSNSEDDMLTKHAFEACYNSSNVVRDVPVLTPPEVAIRSICPDLLNKASTSSTSYHQCPTCLELFPQSEIKVHADACAEAWVDRIGDLDEVDDAPPNEVEPIEDATGTLREPLDINLETLRNEVSNLRRLCQCEVTNRVSIRCRLIFQDYMDTRKKKWFKPKAMLKVTYVGEPAVDDGGPKREFFTEIFGHIRRTLFSDDGVPNADMRALANDEFKAAGELMACYLIQGGPAPCFLSVNVFDYLIDGMASMQSEKWASLIKDDFLRQSLERIAACKTNDELGALLCEESMMDILQMVGYRGVPSKETLSSVPEIQRSFVITGIARTLTTIDQMITGLASFGALDYIRSHKNVMKPLFTLDGSRHFQPTPELFIQGLNVLFSEEGSNCKACEIDVFKNFCDFVQDLGTTQGGLVKLYKFITGSDSLTPLGLERVITVHFKHFCMSDCKCRPTASTCDPSINLPVHYRDMPAFEEVMTSALEEGLGFGLI